GGACGAGGTCCTAGTCCACGAGCCTCAGAACGCCGTAGTTGAAGCCCTTCCGGCGGTAGACGACGCTCGGGGTGTCCTTGACCTCGTCATGGAAGAGGTAGAAGTCGTGCCCGACGAGTTCCATCTCCATCAACGCCTGGTCGATGCTCATCGGCTTGGCCCGGTGGAACTTCTCCCGCACGATCACGGGAGCTTCCCCCTGGGTGTCGAGTTCCACGAACTCGTCGGAGAAACGGCCGTCGACCTCGACGCCGTCGATCTCCTCGTCCCCGCCGCGCTGGGCGGGGGTCGCCTTGGCTGGTGTCGGGGTGAGTGAGGGCAGGTCTCCGGGGAGGTGGGCGGTCGCTGCCGCCACGGAGACCGGAGTGTGGTTTCCGCGGTGCACCTTGCGGCGGTCCGCGGACTTACGGAGTCGGGCCTCGATCTTGTCGATCGCGAGGTCGAGAGCGCCGTGACGATCCACTGACGCGGCTTCGCTCCGGATGACCGGGCCGTCGGAGTGGATGGTCAGTTCAACCCGCTCGCGGACGTCGGCGAGCTTGGGGTTGCGCTCCTGGGACACCTCCACATCGACGCTCATGCCCTTGCGCTCCCACTTGGAGAGCCTGTCGAGCTTGTTCTCGACGTGCTGTCGGAACTTCTCACTCACACCGGTGCGTCGACCTTTGACGATGATGTCCATAGGACCCCCTTCATCGCGTGGCCGCCGTGAAGGCGACGGCCAGGCTGGCTCTGCTCCCCTCCCGTGTTGGGGAGGGTGTGACGCGCTAGCCCCTTTCCGTCTGTGCCCCGTTCTTCTCAGGGTCACGACTCGGTTGGAAGTGCGTATACCCATCAGAGGCAGGGTCATCACGTGCCCCAAGGACACGATTACCTGAGACCCCTGAACTGGGAAAAAGAACTTTTGACCTATGTGGGGTGAGTCGCCCACCGGGCGGGGAGGCAGGGGTGGGCGGAACGTGGTCGGAGAGGTCGTCCCGGAACGAGAGTTCGGAGAAGCTACCCCGGAAGGAGGGGCTGACCTGGGCTGAGGGGAACTCGGGCACAAACGCCCGGGTGGACGCGGCGCGGCGGAGACGGGTGGGGGTCCACACCCCCGGAGCGTTCGCTCCGGGCGTCACGGACCCCCGCACGTCGGCATGCCACCCGTCCGGCCGACCTGGTCTTCGTCCCCACATCCGCCTGCTGAGAGTGTCGCCGCTCTTATCCGCGACTACTGCTCTTCTCCCTGTCATGAGGGACATCGGGACCCTCCGCGGGGCAGGACTTACCTCTAAGGCGCACCGTGATCGGTCGACGAAAAGTCGCCTTACGTGGGCCGTTTCGCCTGCGCCTGGCATCGGCTTGCCGGAGTAGCTCCCCGGTGTTCCCAGGGGCTCTGAAAATCCGACGCAACCACGGACCCGGACGGGTGCCATACCTGGACCGTAACCTGTCCTAGCGCGGATGTCAGGTAGCGAACGGGGACCCAACCGGCCGACAAGCGCCGCAAACCCTTGCTAACAGGCACCTTTCGCCTGTTCACGAGGGTTTGTAAAACCTTCTTGCCGACCCCTCCCATCGGCCGAAGTCCGCACGCCCCGAAGAGCGGAGACTCTCGGCCAGCACCAGGGCTCCCACCACCGTGGCGCCC
This DNA window, taken from Nocardiopsis exhalans, encodes the following:
- the hpf gene encoding ribosome hibernation-promoting factor, HPF/YfiA family encodes the protein MDIIVKGRRTGVSEKFRQHVENKLDRLSKWERKGMSVDVEVSQERNPKLADVRERVELTIHSDGPVIRSEAASVDRHGALDLAIDKIEARLRKSADRRKVHRGNHTPVSVAAATAHLPGDLPSLTPTPAKATPAQRGGDEEIDGVEVDGRFSDEFVELDTQGEAPVIVREKFHRAKPMSIDQALMEMELVGHDFYLFHDEVKDTPSVVYRRKGFNYGVLRLVD